The DNA segment TCCTCCACATGCCCGACAATCCACGACGGACACCCGCCATCGATCGCCGTGAGCTCCGCGCAGAACGCctcggctgcggtggtgctcgGGAACGCCACCAGCAGCCCGCCGCTCGTCTCGGCCGAGTACCCTTCGAGGAGGCGGTACTTGTCGTTCATCCGCTtcgaggcggcgacggcggtctTGAACATCGGCAGCCGTTCCAGTACGAGGCAGAGCGAGCGCGGTGCATCGCCGACGGTCTGCGCTGCTCCAAAGTTGTTCGCGTGCCCCAGAATGCCAAAGCCGGTCACGTCGGTGGCCCCGTGTGCGCCGTGCTTCCGCATCAGCCGAGCCCCTTCGCGGTTCAGACGCCGCATGCTATCCGTGGCCATGTTGTACAGCTCCTCGATCTCTTCGGGGGAGATGTGCCCTGCAATGGCCTCTTCGTACAGCGGCGagggccgcagcagccactgctTGAGATTCACTGCAACCTGGCACCCCAGCGGCTTCGTCAGCACCAAGATGTCCCCGGCGCACAAGAGCCCTGCTGGCCGCACCATTTCCGCTTCGGACACGACGGCCATGGCCACCCCGCCAATCAGCGGCCACGGGTTCATGACCGTCTGCCCGCCtgtcaccgtcgtcgtcgccagccGCGCCCGCTCCGCAAAGCCCTTCATGATTTCGCGCGTCGTAATCAGGCGTTCATGCTCGTCCATCTCGGTGCTGGCCGCGAGCAGCATCAGCATTGTATCACAATCCGGGATGCCCATGCTGTACAGGTCTGACAAGACGTTTGCAGCCCCGATCTGACCCTGCAGGAACGGGTCTGACACACTGGGGAAGAAGAAGTCCGTGGTGGAGACGAGGAACAGAGCCTCACCTTTGCGGTTTGtgtggtgcagcggcacaatGCTGCAGTCCATGCCGACGTCCTTCTGCCCAGGCGTTGTCGAGAGTTCCTGCAGCAGGGCTAGCAGCTTTGGCTGTGGCAGTTTGCAGCTGCACCCCTTCAGGCGTGTGTAGTCGGTGAGCTGGAACTCAGCAGGGAGGCCCAGTGAGACGGGGTCGAAACGCGGCTTTTTGAGATCGGCCGTCCCGTTCGACTCTCCTGCGGAGGACTGCGGTCGCTTGTGGGGCATGAAGGGGGTGAGGGTGCCTGCGGCTTCTCCACGCTTCGCAAAACAGAACAACAGtaacaacacacacagaaaaaaaaaatcggGCACCCTCACAGAGCGGAGGGCTCTGTCAAGCGGTAGAAGCAGGGGACAAGAAGCGGAGGTGGGGAGAGATGCATCCTGAAGGAGGCAGTGTAGACAGCATGGTGGGTATCTGTTGAGGGTGTCGTCCTGCGCAGATTGACAAGCGCACCACGTCATATTCCCCGTtttgcgccgccgccacgagGGAGCCGTGCACTTAGCCGATAGTGCGGCGAGCTTCTCCACAACCCTGCTGAAGGTACTTGTTTTTTGTTTGATGTGAGTGGGGGAGGATTTCTCATTATTattgccaccaccgcgcggtggcggcgagcaTCCATACCAAAGTCTGCACCAGctacaaacacacacacacacacacacacaacatgCCCCCAGCTGCTTCCATTCAGGCAGTGGCCGTGGCAGAGCAGAGGCCTACAGGTCTTCAAGGAACTCGTTCAGCTCGgtgtcttcctcttccactGGTGACTCCTCCCGCTCCCGTTTGCGACCCTTCTCCGCTCCCGTCTCGTCCtcgcccgcagcagcaccaccagctgcagccgccttctccgcggctgccttcttccgcttctccgccgccgtcatccACGTGCGCGGGTCGTAGCGGCCGTCCACCTGGGCCATTCGGCGGCGGTTGTTCTCGCGGAACTCGACAGCCTCCGGCTCATCGGACAGGATCCACTCAATGCGCTCCGCGGCTGTTTGCAGATCCTCTtccgtggtggcggtgatgcgcacgtgtgggtcctccagcgccatgGCCGCTGCATTCGGGTTCGTGTCCTTTAGCGGATTGGTGATGCCTCGCCCGACCAGTACAATGTGACAATTtgtctccttctccagctgtTGATGCACCAAACCACGCGGCCCGATGAGAGCACCGTAGTCGCCCGTCTCGATCTGCTCCGCTGTGAAGTAGATGCGACGATTGATGTCCTTGGACTTGTTGGCCGCGTACTCGGCCCGCTCCACGTAGGTGCGCAGCAACTTGCTAATGTCGTCCATGACGCGCAGTCGCTTTTCCATCACCACGTTCTCAGGTGTGTTGGTGCGATTGCCGCTTGCGTCGTACTCCGGTTCCAGCGGGATGTTGCGGAAATAGGCAGCGCACGTGTTGGTGGCGAGCATGCGCTGCATATCATTCGCCAGCACGCGAAGGAGAAAGGCGCGCAGAAACTGTCCATCTTCGTGCATGAGGGCCTCGGAAGGGACGTAGCTCGGCACTTGCAAGTTCGTGTAGCGCGACTCGCTCCACCGGGATGCGGTCTCCTTCGGCATAGGTGTGATtgtgcagagagagagagaaaggggagaggtGCACCGTCGCGTGCTTCCTGGTGGGAgtacaagcacacacaaacgcgaTGCGTGGCGATAAAGAGGTGAGGGGGACAACAAAAAGGAGAATGGACGAGAATGGGGCAGTGCGCGACTGGGCCGTCAACCGTGGAGAAGCCCATCGATAACAGAGCAACACGTTTGGTTTGAGTGGCTCGCTCCCTCTTTGGGCACAGACACATGCCAAACGACACAACAGTCCGTGCCAGCTGGCGTGCTGCCGCACAATCACTGAGCGCACTTGGTCACATGCTCCAACTGCACGCgtgctttcttctttttttttgcttttaATTTGCTCGTCGAATGGCCTTGAGTCCAGCGCACGTTGCGTTCCCTTCAGGTAAGAAAGTGCGCAGACGTGAGGGCGGCGGAACTAGAAACGTGTTCGCCCTCAACCACTCACACGTGCAACCAAAGGTCATGGCATCACTGACAGGCGGTACTGTGTGTAACGTCGCCACCGTCTCTGGAAACAGCGAACCAGACGGCATTGTCGTCGACGTCGTCAATGTGCGGAGACGCAGCCCCCCACTTCGCCATGTACTCGTCGACGGCCTCACGACAACCTTGCCAGTAGTGATAATCATCGACCTGCACGATGCGATGGGGACAAGGGCGGACGTCCACACCGCTATCGTCCGCCGTGCGACGGCGCATCACTGGCACAAGAAGCTCCAGTGCCGTGCGCGTGGAAGCGTACCAGTCGGCGTCGATGTGAAGAAGTGCAATGCCGTCTCGTTGGACGTCTCtgcgcgacagcagctgcgctggtATGGAGTCGGTAAATAGCCCCTCAATCACCACAAGTCGGTCCTCGACCGAAAAGTGtcgcgcgagctgccgcacgtgcgccgccggcgaacGGCACGTGCCGGCTCCccacgacggcgtcgcctcGTCTCGGCTCCGCAATGGGCTGagctgcgagggagacgatGCACCGACAGGGGCGCTGGCAAGGCAGTCTTTCGCGGTGGGAGGCGGCATACCGGTGAAACTGTCGAGGGCGAAAACACGCCTTTTCGGCGATGTACCAGTGCCGCTTGAAGCCTCTGCCTCCGCCAGAACAACGGCCATCAGTACGGCTGACCCACCGCCTGCAGTCCCGCACTCCACGACATGCCCGGCGTccccgctcgcgctgctttTCGCGTCCAGGCGTGCAAGACGGTCAGTCGCCTGGTAGAGATGCAGAAGTCGAGGCCACGTCAGCATTGTTGAGTCTAGCAGGGCGTCGAAGAGAAGGGCGAACAGCGGGCATTGCTTTCGAACCTCTGTCGGCGGCGCCAAGAGGAGCCGCGCGGTGTCGTTGATTTGATGCAGCAGTGTCTGTGCCTCGTGATGGTGGGGATGGAGACGCAGCTCTTCCAGCAGGCTCTGACGCGCAGCTAGCAGGTTGCCCTTCTCCTTGTCGAAGAGGAAGCACAGAGCACGCGCGTAGTCTATTCCTTGCACGGTACACGACGCGGCCTTGAGCTCGTTGAGCCGaggaagcgccgccgcaatcCGTCCCTGATGGATGTCGCGAAGACACTTCTCCACTGTCGCGGCGGctacggcgcagcagaggggtGCCGTGCGCCACATCCAGGATGTCGCGCCCTGGTGGGCAGCTCGGTGGATGCGGAAAGGGagacgggggggggagaggcgctgcacacacgcgtagaTGAAAGGGATAAGGAGAGGCGTagaaagagcgagaggtGACGTTGCCGATGTGCCGCTCGACCGCAGCTGACGTGCCATGTAAGATGCGCCAAGAAGGAGGAAAAGCAAAGATCTAACCGTGCGCAGTGCCCAAACACTGTAGAGAGAGAAATTGGCCAACGCAGGCGCTCATCACAGAAAGCCGCCGTCCCGTTGAATGCATGGCCACCAGGCGATGAGGTTCGCGCCCACGTGAcgacgcgcatgcgcgctcTCATGTACCCACGTACACAGAGCTCTTAGAAATTTCTTGCTTCCTTGTTGTTTGAAAGATCGCCTGTCACGACAGCGTCAGGGATAGTGTACATCTAATAGGATGCCACCGGGGCGCAAAAAATGAGACCTGAacaaccccctccctcccccacacacggGAGATCGACGGGCGGACGCGttcgagggggaggggtggagtaGGAGAATTTGAGATGCGAGTTGGACGCCGTGGCAGAGCTGGCCTCCCCACACATctgtttttctctctctctctcggcgcTGCAGGGACAGCTCGGCATCTGTCCTCGGAGCAAGAGCAAAACACGAAGGCAATAGAAAAGAGGCACatgaaaaggagagagagaaaagtcAATTTTCGAATCTATTTTGTCGTTACTGCTGTTGCTCGGGGAGCTGCGCGTTGCCGCATGCACGGCGCCTGCAGAGACAGCCCAGTCACGCCTGCTTCATCAATTTCACCATGAGCGTGCAGCTCTTCTCCACGCCCAGGCTTGCAAAAGTGCGCTGGTGCTCATTCCACTCTTGCTTCAGCGGAAAGGCTTGGCACAGCTCGTATCGGACTTCCCGGAAGcttggcgcggcggcgacgaacTCTTCGCGCAAGGAGGCCACCGTGTCTTCCGGGGCCATGTGCAGCGTGATCTTCTGTCCATCGGGGAGGCGTATGAGAACGGCAATGAGGTTGCCCACGAACATGGAACTGACCGCGCCGGAAGCCGCCGTTACGGGCGAAGCAGattgatgctgctgctgctgctgcgccactctTCGACGATACGCAGCCTCGGCAGCGCTGACATGCTTGATTGTTTCCAAAGCTCggggcgccgacgcgctAGATGCGCCGGTTGCCCCCACTCCCATAAACGCTGCCACACCGTCGCGCACGGAGAGCAGCTGACCGCTCGCGGTCACTTTTTGTGCCGGAACCTTCTTCAGGAACTTCTCTACACTGATAGGGGTGTAGCCGATATTCTTCTGTTCGTCGAGCGTGTGAACTCGCTCCGGGCTTCTGCCGGGGTTCTGCGGTGCCGCACCAAGTCGCCGGCCACCTTCCTTTGGGAACAGCGGTCCTGCATTCGCTTGGGAAGCGGCCTCATTACCATatgcggcgccggcacgaACTGTTTCGCACGTCTCGCCGGTGCGGTCCACCACCTCGATGGGAAAGCCGTCTGGGTACCTTTCCTTGAATTCGTAAGGGTAAAAGCCCTCGATGAGATCATCCAGGAAGGCGTCGCACAGTGCCCAGCCGTACGGGCGGAAGGGCCCTTGATTCACGCAAATGCCGTTCTTGTAAACGACGACGCGCACAACATCGCGCTCGCGGATGCCGGCCTGGTTTCCCTGCTTGAAAACGCCTTTCCAGCCGACGTAATCGGATAGAATGCGCGCGTTCTTGGTGAGCAGCTCCATGTCCACGGAGCTGACAGAGTATCGACGACATGGTGGCTGCAGGGACGAGCCTGCgacagcagaggcggctTGGCGGTTACCCGGCAAACCGCCGACCCTCTGGGGACTGAAGAGAGCGATGTCGGGCCGCGCCGTATTCACAAAGTGCGTCGGTCCCTTCTTCTCCGTCGCCTtggcaccgtcgccggtgctgccgtctgTGAAATCACCGCTGAAAAGATCGACCTTTACGGCGCGtgacggtgctggcggcgagtTCGACGGTGAGGCTTGGGTGTCGTCAGTCACTTTCCCGGCGCGGTTGTGCGGTGACAGCGGGTGATTGTTTTTAGCGCCggatgcgcatgcgtgtgccaCCTCCATCTCTCGCAGCTCCGCTTCTAGGAGTTCTTTCTCGTCGTAGAGAGTCAacaccgccgtctccgcctcctcacgcAGCTGACGTTCTCGCTGATACTTGTCGTTGAGTTGGCGGTACTTGGCATGCAGTTCTTTCAGTTCCGCCTGATACGCCTTGTGCTGCGACTCCAAGTCCTTGAGTCGTGCCGCCATGGCGGTGACAAGGATGTCACTGTTGGAGTTGCTGCCGGAGCGCACCCGcgtgcggagctggcgcgcaAATGGCTCCTTGTCCGTGTCGGTGCCTCCGGGTACCGCACCCGAGTTTGATGGCCGGTCCAccgacgacggtgacgcGCGGCGTTGGCGAAGTACAtcttgcagcagctctcTCCGTGTGGCATCGTCGAGCACGTCTGGAGAAAGCAAAAGCGAGTCTGAGAGGCCGCCGTCCTTCTTTGGTGGGCTCGCTCTAAAGAGCTGCGGCGAGCCTGACGGCTTCGATGTACGCCGGCGACCGTTGTTCATGCTACCGAAACTAAGGAAAGTgcatgaaaaaaaaacaagcaagagagagagagagacggtgaGGACAGCAGAGAAGCGTGAGACCGGAAGGCAAGCAGTGACCCACTCCATAAACGGACCCTGCCTTTCTTTTCAAGCAAGGTTTTCGACGATACAGCGGCGTGCCCATGTACCGCTTCTGTCCTTGATGGTTGGCGTTGCCATGCCCGGAAGGGAAGAAAGAAGAGatgcgagagggagagaaggcaagCAGAGAAGTGAGGAGATGTGTGTGGGCAGCGAGTACATGCGTGAAACACAAGACCGCAGAAAGGAAGCCTTTATACTCAACGTCACCCTgttggcgcacgcgcgaaaaaaaaaaggccgGCTGCATCATGTGAGGGGCCTGCAAGAAGGTCGAGCAAccttggcggcgctgcgctcccTCGCTATCGTCACAGTAGCTCCACACTTGTgataaacacacacacacacgcacggacgACTCTTTTATTCTTTCGCGTTTGCTTTTCGAGCGTGTGTTTGACGAGCAGATCAGCGGCGTGTGGTATCCGAGGAGCACccgagctcctcctcctttctccGCGCCTTGGTGGGGAACCGGTGGGTGTGGAAAAGAGAAGTACGGAGAGCGGCCCAcgacgcacatacacatatatatatatatatgtgcacCCGGGCTGGCGCCGAggccctgcagcagctgcacattGGTACGTTGCCTCTGCGACGCCAAAGGCGTCAatccaccaccacacacggCACCGGGTTCACCTGGAAACTGTCCAGCTCCTGCTCCCAGCCGCAGATCAGCTCGCTCATCACCTCCACATGGTACTCGCACAGCTGACGGGCCTCCGTCACCGTCCAGAGCGACCTCTTGTGCGTCTCGTTCGCGGGGCGATGGGACGGGCATCTGAAGCGCACCACGGTCTTCCAGTAGGCGTCTTGAGGCCGCACTGCATGTGGCGCCCCACGAGCTCGCGCAGTGACGCTTTTGTTAGCGATCCCTGCTCCCGCGAAATCGGAGAGTATTGTGTAATGCGTAGCGCATGGATTCGCTGATGGATACCAGCTCTCCCACACCAGGTACTCCGGGTTCCACCGTGGCTTCGAAATGCGCGAGTGGTACCGACCTATCTGCTCAAAGACGCCGCTGTACCGTGGGTTCTGCAATATGGCCTGGCGACTCGACAGGCTGTGGTGCATGGTGTGCAAGAAGTCGAGCACGTTTGGTGTGTCCTCGGCTTTCGTGGAGGCACCCTCAGTGCCACGatgcggagagaggggctgTAGCAGGCGCTTcaggcgctggtgctgaACTCGATACACAACGCCGGCGGGACACAGTTCGTAGTATCGCTCCCTGCCGGTCAGTGCCTTTTCGCCGTCTCCGTACAGACAGCGGGAGGACTGCTCGCTGGCAGCCGTGTGCCACCACGCCTCGAGTGCGGCGGACATGGCAGCGCGATTACGCGCAATGtagcgacgctgccgcaacGCCTGCTCCATCCGGTtctgcggcagcgggagCCGGCAATGCAACAGAACTGGTTCCTCTTCAGCGCCCTTTCCTCGAGCCTGCTCACCCACACAACTTCTGCGCGGCCGCTCCTTGCTCCACACCACCCACTCCCCAGAGAGTCGACAACGAAACGGGAGTGGGCCACCTACGGCTTTCGTTCCTTGATACCCCATCGCGGTGGAGAGGCGCTCGTCCAGGGCACCGGCGGGCATGAAGACCGTCTCTCTCGCCAACGTCGGCGCAGAGGTCGGCGGCGCGAGATCTCTATCCATGAGGCGATACCCGCTGCGCGCGATGGTCAAGAGCGTGCCGTTGGGAGCGTTGTAGAACTGATCCTGCAGAGCCATGTCTGTGTCAAAGCCGTTCAACAGGACTATCGTGtaggcgtcggcgccggacCACCCATTCGCTCTGTGAGCAAGACCGAGCATCAAGAAGAGAagcgccacggcagcacgcgccgcagcggaaggaaggggagaagagacCAGCATGCGCGCGAGTGAGTGCAACGTGGCTGAGGGAGAGGAACGCGAGATGCACAGAGTTGGGCAAGGGACCAGGGTGGgggagcggaggagagaTCATAACACAGACGTCAATGAGATCTGCGGCCTGTCCAAGGTGTCATTGCCACAACGATAGAAGAAGAAAACGAGCACTCGAAACCACCTTCGACGCACATGTATGCATGCCTGCGATGGTGTCGCGTAGGTGATCATGCCTCTCCTCATCACTCGGAGAGGGGGAAATGGAGGCGCTAGGAATGGATTTGTCCTTTGGCCATGAAACGGGAGTAGAGCGAGAGGCAGaaagggagaaaaaaaacgaaccAAACAACAGCAGAACACATGTCAGTCAACGACGCACCAAGTGCACCGGTATACGCCAAGCGCTCTTTCCCTCGAGAAAGACCGGTTTTCAAGCGAGTATGACCTCTGGGCTGCTACGAGGGTGGGTGTAAGGCGGGCAAGTAAAGAGCACCTGCCACCTGTCGTCCAGGCGGTGCCCTTGTCGAACTCTTTCATCCATGCGGCGAGTAAGCTGCCCTACTACTACTTCAAACCAGCACGGTTCGCGCACCCCGGGACCCACCCAGCGACCACCTAACCCCCAacgcccttcccctctccccccaccactacaaaaaaaaggggccAGCCTTGCGCCACGATCAAGGACTCTTCATTGGAAAGTTGGGGAGAGATCACCGCGCCACTCGAAAAGCAGAAGGTAGCACGGCACCGGTAgcaagggggggggaggcaaaaagaaaaaacaacaataaagcacacacacgcacacacacagaagtaCGTTTGAGTTGTAGAGGGAtacccaccctcccctcaccccccccccaaaaaaaaggaagagaaaaagaagcacGCGGAAGGGGAGTATGTACAGAAAAACTCGCGTTACACTTCAGTGAAGCCATG comes from the Leishmania infantum JPCM5 genome chromosome 36 genome and includes:
- a CDS encoding putative selenophosphate synthetase — encoded protein: MPHKRPQSSAGESNGTADLKKPRFDPVSLGLPAEFQLTDYTRLKGCSCKLPQPKLLALLQELSTTPGQKDVGMDCSIVPLHHTNRKGEALFLVSTTDFFFPSVSDPFLQGQIGAANVLSDLYSMGIPDCDTMLMLLAASTEMDEHERLITTREIMKGFAERARLATTTVTGGQTVMNPWPLIGGVAMAVVSEAEMVRPAGLLCAGDILVLTKPLGCQVAVNLKQWLLRPSPLYEEAIAGHISPEEIEELYNMATDSMRRLNREGARLMRKHGAHGATDVTGFGILGHANNFGAAQTVGDAPRSLCLVLERLPMFKTAVAASKRMNDKYRLLEGYSAETSGGLLVAFPSTTAAEAFCAELTAIDGGCPSWIVGHVEDRAANVVDGVYARLKDGYEIVEV
- a CDS encoding putative branch point binding protein, with the protein product MPKETASRWSESRYTNLQVPSYVPSEALMHEDGQFLRAFLLRVLANDMQRMLATNTCAAYFRNIPLEPEYDASGNRTNTPENVVMEKRLRVMDDISKLLRTYVERAEYAANKSKDINRRIYFTAEQIETGDYGALIGPRGLVHQQLEKETNCHIVLVGRGITNPLKDTNPNAAAMALEDPHVRITATTEEDLQTAAERIEWILSDEPEAVEFRENNRRRMAQVDGRYDPRTWMTAAEKRKKAAAEKAAAAGGAAAGEDETGAEKGRKREREESPVEEEDTELNEFLEDL